Below is a window of Raphanus sativus cultivar WK10039 unplaced genomic scaffold, ASM80110v3 Scaffold2304, whole genome shotgun sequence DNA.
GATTGAGTAAAGGAGCTTCTGAAACTAAAGGGAACGCTGGTAGTAGTAGCTGGATTGGTGATATGGAGATGTCTCCAGATTGGAACTATGGTGCTCATAACTTGAAAAAAACATCGAAGGAAGAGCCTGGTGTTGGTCAGAGTTCAAAGTCTCGAGTTGATGATCAGGGGAGCAGTGATATGTATTCATATGGTGACAACAACAAACCCATGGTTGAGAAACCTATACCTGATTCTCATCAGAACTACAACAATGTCTTGAACACCGCTCCACTTCAAGCATATAATCAGAATCATCCTGCTGCTGCTACTGCTACTGCTACTGCTACTGCTACAGGTTTCTCAGTAGGCTTGAACTTAAGCAATCCTGAGAGCGTAAAAGCTTATCAAGATAACCATCATCATTCAGTGGTGGAGAAAGCTGTTCCGGTCCAGAGCGGTGTCACCAGGGAACAAATAGATCAGATCACCAAGATCTCAGCTACTATAGCTCAGTTTCTTGCTAATGGACAGCCCATTTCACAGCTTACACAAACATTGCAAATGCCCTTGCTTTCACAACCTTCCATGGCTACTCAAATTAACTCTGTGAGTAACAAAGGACTTGGGGTGAGCACTGATGCTGATGGAGCCCCACCAGTTACTGATGCATCACAAGTAAGCAACGTTGATGGGGTTCAGGAACTACCGGTGGCTCCTGAGGAAAACAGAGACACAAAGACCACCAATGAAGAAGCTAGTAAACAAGAAGAGTGTAAGAAAACTGGAGAAGAtggagatgaagatgatgatgagagcagcggtgaagaagaagacaagaaaGAGATGAAAGACCCGAAAGGAATGAGGACGTTTAAGTTTGCGCTTGTTGAGATTGTGAAGGAGCTTCTGAAACCAGCTTGGAAAGAAGGTAAGATGAAGAAAGATGGTTACAAGAACATAGTGAAGAAAGTTGTTGAGAAAGTGACTGGTTCTATGCAAAGTGGAAACGTTCCTACAACACAAGAGAAGATTGACCATTATCTATCCGCTTCCAAACCAAAGCTTACAAAGCTCGTTCAGGTTCCTTCTTTACATCTTCTTTTGCTTTCGGAAACTTAATCAACTTCAAATGCTCTTCCTAACCGTTGGTTTTGTTTCTATCTTTATTTTCAGGCATATATTAGTAAAGTCAAGAAGACATAAATTCGATAAATGTATTCTTAGAACCTGCTTAGTCTTTTTTAAGAAAGATGAGAAGATGAGGTGGGGCTCTCTGTTGTTGTCACCGTCTTTAGTCTTTAAGTTCTGTAGATGTATATAGAGATTTTCCCCCTAACTTTCCTCTCTCTTTTCCAACATGGTGATATGGTCACATAGACCAAGATTGTGTTCTGTCCTTTTATAGAAATTTAGACCAGATATTCAGTGATCCTCATCTCTTTGTCTCAGTGTTGATTTGGCTTTGAGCACCTTTCGTTCATGTTTTAATCAACAAAACTACCATAGTTGAAATAAACACATTTTCCCAAATGTAAATCAATCAAATTAAATGACTCAAGTACCCATAGTTGAATGAAACACGTTACCATTGTTGGTTCATGTTCCTCGCTTCCTTCAGAACTTAAATGGTCTTTCTTTCATAGATATAGCTAATAAGATATATCCACAATACTCTACAAATAATCTCACTGATTCACTCATCCTCATTTTTAAAGAATCTAAAGTTAAGAAGAAGCAGCAGGTAAAGCCAATGCATTGTAATGATTGATGACCGCTGATGAAATCGGTGAATCGGTGATGTTGGAGGCTCCTAAGATTATGTTTCATACTAGTGCTGGTATGTTTATGTTTCTAAGATATTTTTTCCCATCTTTTGAAGGTAAATACTGACAAGGCCATATGACAAGAGTAGGCGCAATGGTTAATTAAGATACTCAAGGACAAATCTCATTATCAAGCTACCAATTTTGCTGACATGGGTATTGCTTTGCTTTTGAAAGTGGTACAAACATGGCCACGTGCCACCTTGAGATGATGTTTCCTGGTACAGGTCTGATCTTTTTAATCAATTAGTCAAAGAGAACGGTTTACTATATACATATTTAGCTTTAGATGGCAACAATATAGCTAAAAATTGGTTGGCTCATACAACAATCTAAAATGAGATATTGTATTAGTTTACTTggataatattttttcttgatttttcttgCAGGCCATAAAACATTTTACCTTTTTGTTAGCCACTCTATTTTTCTGTCAATTGTTGGATATTAGCTCTTATACTTGTTTTTGAATATGCAATTACTGATTTTCTCAGGATGCTCGTTTTGCATCCTGATGGAGCAAAAGTATACTTAT
It encodes the following:
- the LOC130505471 gene encoding zinc finger CCCH domain-containing protein 38-like — protein: MSGSGRKHVSKWDHSKEDTHHPGSIDENSGSHYRDKDPPHHVLFNADSNASRRSEEDHQHSRQDRARSRVSQNNDNSYYPKQDETRQHFSHRSDSRSYSRSRSRSRSPVCRARRDHHAGSYDRHKTRTRDEFNKRGGDPRETRYHHSNDFRGARSSDYDDEDTEGRYRREHLQHDGVSDPRLRRQGSELTAGEKEKQRRGYDGDGEGRFRRSWEIPCKFFAAGNCRNGQHCRFSHHGGADRNQNNFYRQDNNNYHSDGDERLSKGASETKGNAGSSSWIGDMEMSPDWNYGAHNLKKTSKEEPGVGQSSKSRVDDQGSSDMYSYGDNNKPMVEKPIPDSHQNYNNVLNTAPLQAYNQNHPAAATATATATATGFSVGLNLSNPESVKAYQDNHHHSVVEKAVPVQSGVTREQIDQITKISATIAQFLANGQPISQLTQTLQMPLLSQPSMATQINSVSNKGLGVSTDADGAPPVTDASQVSNVDGVQELPVAPEENRDTKTTNEEASKQEECKKTGEDGDEDDDESSGEEEDKKEMKDPKGMRTFKFALVEIVKELLKPAWKEGKMKKDGYKNIVKKVVEKVTGSMQSGNVPTTQEKIDHYLSASKPKLTKLVQAYISKVKKT